The following is a genomic window from Flavobacterium sp..
AATTTTAAGTCTTTATTGTATTTAAAAACAGCTTTACCATTTATCATTTGAATCGTTTTAACATCATTCGTCATGTTTTCGTCAACATAAAAACGAGAAGTTATATATAAATCAGGAATAATGGATTGTATTTCAATAGTGTAATCTTTAGATTTTGATTCAGAAATATCTTTAAACGTAAAAAGTTCTTTTTCGGAATAAGGAAATTGTTTTGATTTAACACTAATTTCTCTTTGGTTTGTAATTAAATTGTTTTTTAAATCATAAGCTTCAGCAACGATTTTAAATTTAGAATTTCTATAGTTTTTTAAAAAGTCTAATGTTATTTCTTTGGTTATTTTCGTGTCAAAAGAAATGGTTTTTACAAGAACTTCTTGAACTTCTTCATCAGTTTCATCAAATGGTTCATGAGGAAATAAATTCTGAAATTCATTTTTTGTAAGCGTTTGTATTTCAGGAATATCATTTTGTCGTTTTTTTAAGAAACTTTTCTTTTTAAGTTCATAAATCTTTATTTTACCTTTTGTATCAATAGGGTAGTTATTTAATGTAGTTGCACTTATATTTAGTTTGTTATTGTCTTCTGAAATTAATTCCCAATTGACTTTTAAGTTAAGTTTCAACATTTCTTTACCTACAGCAATACTTTGAGAGGCAGTTCTAGTTTCTCCTTGTATATCTGTTACTGTAACATTGATTGAGAAATTTAATGTTTCAATTTCTTCATTTGCAATTGTTGGTTCAGTTGCCATAAATTGTATCGCAAAATTTCCATTTTCATCTGTAGTACCTTCAGAATTAATAAAGTTTTGTTGATAAGGAATGCTTTTTGTTTTACTGTAACAGTTTTTCGAAACCGTATAAGCGATTTTTGCATTGGTAAGATTATTTCCAGCTAGTGCTTTTGCATTTCCTTTAATAGTAATGGTGTCGCCAATTGTGTAATTTTCTTTAATTTCATCAAAGTTAACTTCAAATGTTGGGCGTTTGTATTCTTCTACTTTGAACTTAAATTCGGTGTAACTTTCAAAATCAACGTTGTCCCAAAATTCATGTTCCTCTTCTTTTTTATTATAGTATTTTGAATCTTGTTCATAGTTGTCAGGTTCTTCAATTTCTATGCTGAATTCTCCCGTTAAGGTGTTTTTTGGAATGTCAAATTCGCCAGAAAAACTTCCAAATTCATTTGTTTGAACATCATATTCTTTTAATTTGGTATTGTTAACGTCAGAAATTGTAACATGAACAGTAACAAATGGCACCACATTTTTAACAGCGTCTTTTTTCTGGATGATAACACCTTTATAAAACATTTTTTGTCCGGGTCTGTATATAGCACGGTCAAAGTATATCATTGCTTTTGCTTCCCAATTTTCATAATCATCTACCGATTTATTATTAATTTCATTTGTAGATAAAAAGTTTCTATTGTAATTTATAGATAAGGAATCATTTTTAGAAGTGATTAAAATATCATTGCTATATTTTTTGTCCTTTATTCTCCATTTATGTTTAAAATAGGCATTTCCATTAGCATTCGTTTTTATGTTTTCCTCCTCACTAGCAATTTTTACATCTTCTAATGGTTTTCCTAGCTTCCTATCATAAATGTAAAAGCCATCTTTGTTTTCTTCGTTATCTTCAATTACATACAGATTAGTAACTTGAAGAATATCAAAAGCAAATACTTTTTTGTTAGAAATGGTATCGTTTGGTGTTTCGATATAAATTAAATAATTGCCAACATCTAATTTTTCTAATAAAACTTCGGTAGAATATTCAAAATAATCACGTTTGTTTGGCAGTACTACTTTTTGTGTTTTAAACACTTTGTTTTTCAATAAAAATGCATTGATTATTGAATCTTTATTAAGTTTTTCAGTATTGTTATAATAGTAATTATTCTTAAAAAGATAATTTAGTTTTTGTGGTAATTCATAATAAGAAATAGTAAGTGAATCAATATTTTTAAAATTTACAAAAGCCCTATTATTTTGTTTAGGATAGCTTGTTTTAGGTAATGTAATTTCTAAATGTTTATTGTTGATTTCAATTTTTATTTTTTCAGCTTCTGCTAATGCATTTACGTTAACTTTTGTATTTAAAATAGTATCTACGAGTTTTAATGTACTAGTATACGAATTGAATTCGCCTTTTTTATGTGTTTTATTATAATAATGCCAAGCTCTATCTACTCTTAAAAGTTGTTTTAAAAATAGATTGGTAGTCCTTTTTTCTAAAGAAGTAGCTTTTTTTAGATAAAATTCTTCATCCCAGAAGGTTTCTTTTATGAATTTTAGTCTTTCATAATATGCGAAATCTAATTTTTCATAATTCTTCTGATTCAGATAATATTTTTCATTGTTTTGTAAAAGGGTTATTAATTTTTTTAAGTTATCATCCTCTAATTTTTTTATATTGTATTTTACAAAAGAATCAGGATTTTCATAAAAAATTTCAATCTCTGATTTAAAATCAATTGATTTTTTTTGTTTCCAGGAAGTAATTGTAGACTTAAGATGGTCGCCTTTTTTTTGAGCTAGAAAATCATAAACGCTAAAGTTTTTTATATCTACACTTGATGAAATATCAAAAATTTCTTTAATTTTTTCAATACTTGTATTTCTTAATTCGTTCTCATTTGACAAGAGATTATCATAGTTTTTTTCTATTTGAGCATTAAAATCAGCTTCTGTCCACGTCAAAAAATCTTTGTTTTTTTGATTTTCTAAATTGGTTCTTTTGTTAATGTTGTAATTATTTCTTTGGTAATATTCATCTATAATGATTATGTAAACATATTGTAATACAGCTTTTGAAACAGGTTTGGCTTCATTAATTTCTTTCTGAAGATTATTTATAATTGTAGACTGAGCTTTTTCATCAAAAACTTGTTCAAATTTTGATAAATAGAAAAAACATTTGATTATTTGCGTTTCATCATTTTTTCGCTTTGCTTTTTTGTAAATTTCTTGAACTTTTTCTTGAGCAGATTTAACTTTTCCGTCCAATTCATATCTATAAATTTCTTTCCACTTATCATCATACTGACTATATAAATTGAACGAATTAACTAATAAGATTAATAATAATATTTTGCGCATAATAGTTGGTTTTTATATAAAGAGTGTAAAAAATATAAAAAGGTTGGGACGTAATTAAAATAAATTATTTGTAAGTAAAATTAACTAAAATCATTTCACTATTTTTGAAAAATGAAAATTATTCAAATCTTTTTTCTATTGATTTCGTTTTCAGTCTTTTCACAATCAACGTTTGAAAAGGCTGAGAAATTGTATGCGCAAAAAAAATATACCGAATCCGAAAAACTATTTTCCGAACATTTAAAAGCGCAACCGAACCATGCAAGAGCCATTGAATATCTTGGTGATATTGCGGGTCATCAAAAAGATTGGGATGCCGCGATTACAAATTATAGAAAACTAAAAGTTACTTATCCAAAAATTGCCAATTATTGGTACAAATATGGTGGCGCATTAGGAATGAAAGCTAAAGAATCCAATAAATTCAAAGCTTTAGGAATGATAGATGAAGTTGAAGAGTCGTTTCTTACAGCAGCTAAATTAGATTCAAAACATATTGAAACCCGTTGGGCATTAGTTATGTTATACATTGAATTACCCGCTATGATAGGTGGAAGCGAAAAAAAAGCACAAAAATATGCTGATGAGTTAATGCTGCTTTCAAAAGTCGATGGGTTTTTAGCAAAAGGATATATCGATGTGTATTTTAAACGTTATGCAAAAGCGGAAAACCATTATAAAAAAGCGCACGAAATTGGGAATTCAAAAACCACTTTCGAAAAATTATATGACTTATATTTGAACAAACTGAAAGATAAAGCGAAAGCAAATAAGTTAAAAGAACAATTTGAAAAATAGGTTAAAAGGTTATAGGTTTAATAGTCTAATAGGCAATGTGCCTAAACTCTTAAACTCATGAACTTTTCAACTCATAAACTATAAAGATGAGAACACATTTCATAGCCATTGGCGGAGCAGCCATGCACAATTTAGCATTAGCCTTACACAACAAAGGATATCATGTAACGGGTAGCGATGACGCTATTTTTGAACCTTCAAAATCGCGTTTGGAGAAAAAAGGATTGTTACCAAAAGAAGAAGGTTGGTTTCCCGAAAAAATCACAACCGATATTGAAGCGATTATTTTAGGAATGCACGCCAAAGCGGATAATCCAGAATTGTTGAAAGCACAAGAATTAGGCTTGAAGATTTATTCGTATCCTGAATTTTTATACGAACAATCGAAAAATAAAACCCGAGTAGTTATTGGTGGTTCACATGGAAAAACGACGATTACTTCGATGATTTTACATGTGATGCATTATCACAATATCGAAGTGGATTATATGGTAGGAGCACAGTTAGAAGGTTTCGATACGATGGTACATTTAACTGAAGATAATGATTTTATCGTATTAGAAGGCGATGAATATTTGACTTCTCCGATCGATTTGCGACCAAAATTTCATTTGTACCAACCCAATATTGCCTTGTTATCAGGAATTGCTTGGGATCATATCAATGTGTTTCCTACGTTTGATAATTACGTGGAACAGTTTAGAATTTTCGCTAATCAAATCACGCGTGGCGGTATTTTAGTTTACAACGAAGAAGACGAAGCCGTAAAAGCAGTAGCCGAAGAAACGGAAAATCAAATCCGAAAAATAGCTTATCAAACCCCAAGTTACACCGTTGAAAACGGAACAACTTTATTAGATACGCCAGAAGGACCAATGCCAATTGAAGTTTTCGGAGCACACAACCTAAGCAATTTAGCAGGTGCCAAATGGATTTGCCAATGCATGGGCGTTGACGAAGCCGAATTTTACGAAGCCATCGCTAGTTTCAAAGGCGCTTCCAAACGATTAGAAAAAATTGCCGAAAGTGCTACTAAAGTCGCGTATAAAGATTTTGCACATTCACCAAGTAAAGTTTCTGCCACGACAAAAGCGGTAAAAGCACAATATCCAGATAGAAAAGTAGTCGCTTGTTTAGAATTGCACACCTATAGTAGTTTAAATGCCGAGTTCTTAAAAGAATACCAAGGAGCATTAGACGCAGCGGATGTTGCCGTAGTTTTCTATTCGCCCGATGCCGTAAAAATCAAACGTTTGGAAGAAGTAACGTATGACCAAATTGCCCAATCGTTCCAAAGAGAAGATTTAATTATTTACACCAACCCAACCGAATTCAAAGATTTTTTATTCAGCCAAAATTTAGAAAATTCAGCTTTATTATTAATGAGTTCAGGAAATTACGGCGGATTGAATTTTGATGAGGTGAAAGGATTAATCAATTAGCCAATATGCCAATTAGTCAATGTGTCAATTTTACTCGAGATTTAATTGGTACATTGAAAATTGTCTAATTGCCGTATTTATAATGCCCCACAATTTTCCAACTGAACAAACAATCTTCTAAAACTTGTCCGCTTCCTACGTTGTGTACAATCATAGGGTTTCCATTTTCTGATTTTATATGTGTTACAATTCCAATGTGTGGCAATTTATCGCCAATCATCCAAGTGACTAAATCACCAGTTTTGTAATCTTTTGGATTTTGTGTAATGGATAAAGTTTTTCCTTTTCGAGCAAAGAAAACTTCTAAATTCGGAACTCTTCTATGGTCGATATTTTTATCTGTGGTTTTTAGACCCCATTTTTTTAAATTGGGATACAAGGAAAAGTTGTCTTTCATGTCTTCATGCACTTCTTTTTGCAAATCAATTCCTAGTTTTCGATAGGCACGAATCACCACATCGGTACAAACTCCCGTTTTTGCAGGAACATCACCATTTGGATATTTTATCCCAACATAAGCCGGCGTGTAAACCACTTCTGGATCAATTATCGAAAGCGCTGCATTGGATAATTTTTCATAAAAATCAGTTGGGTTTTCAATTGCTTCGATTTCTGTTTTTGATTCAATCTGTTGCGCTATTTCCGTTTTAAAGGTTTCTTTTTTACAATTCAGAAATAAAAAAGACAATAAAATGATTCCAGTAAATTTCATGTGCTAATTTTTTATAAAACGTATTTTCAACTGAATTTAGTATCAATCCTTCTAAAATTGAAAAAAATCCTCCGACCTCCAACTTCCTTCACCCATCATCTATCATCCGTCTTCCTTCACCCATCAATAATTTTGCCATTCCATTTTTTTCAATTATTTTTGTTCTCATAAACGCCAAAATAAATTTTTATGTACACGCCAATCAACCAATGGGCTGAAGATGATCG
Proteins encoded in this region:
- a CDS encoding DUF1287 domain-containing protein translates to MKFTGIILLSFLFLNCKKETFKTEIAQQIESKTEIEAIENPTDFYEKLSNAALSIIDPEVVYTPAYVGIKYPNGDVPAKTGVCTDVVIRAYRKLGIDLQKEVHEDMKDNFSLYPNLKKWGLKTTDKNIDHRRVPNLEVFFARKGKTLSITQNPKDYKTGDLVTWMIGDKLPHIGIVTHIKSENGNPMIVHNVGSGQVLEDCLFSWKIVGHYKYGN
- a CDS encoding UDP-N-acetylmuramate--L-alanine ligase, with amino-acid sequence MRTHFIAIGGAAMHNLALALHNKGYHVTGSDDAIFEPSKSRLEKKGLLPKEEGWFPEKITTDIEAIILGMHAKADNPELLKAQELGLKIYSYPEFLYEQSKNKTRVVIGGSHGKTTITSMILHVMHYHNIEVDYMVGAQLEGFDTMVHLTEDNDFIVLEGDEYLTSPIDLRPKFHLYQPNIALLSGIAWDHINVFPTFDNYVEQFRIFANQITRGGILVYNEEDEAVKAVAEETENQIRKIAYQTPSYTVENGTTLLDTPEGPMPIEVFGAHNLSNLAGAKWICQCMGVDEAEFYEAIASFKGASKRLEKIAESATKVAYKDFAHSPSKVSATTKAVKAQYPDRKVVACLELHTYSSLNAEFLKEYQGALDAADVAVVFYSPDAVKIKRLEEVTYDQIAQSFQREDLIIYTNPTEFKDFLFSQNLENSALLLMSSGNYGGLNFDEVKGLIN